From a single Vespula pensylvanica isolate Volc-1 chromosome 24, ASM1446617v1, whole genome shotgun sequence genomic region:
- the LOC122637143 gene encoding follicle cell protein 3C-1, which produces MYLEFIFIILCVSTVYTKNDINENNSNRIESSSEESVGCICGIFLSGQFKKGTKEQPTGNPALLHEQSESFPCTPLGNRQCTNKCLEMIVKHLPNSSDLLCAAIDRDCLKERAYLFIQNCKNKWINTNLSGGRKYCCKDGISYKCPIG; this is translated from the exons ATGTATTTAgagttcatttttattattttatgtgtgTCAACtgtttatacaaaaaatgatatcaatGAAAACAATAGTAATCGCATAGAGTCATCATCTGAAGAATCTGTTGGATGTATTTGTGGTATCTTTTTAAGTGGACAGTTTAAAAAAGGTACTAAAGAACAGCCTACAGGGAACCCAGCTCTTCTTCACGAACAGTCAGAATCGTTTCCTTGTACTCCTCTTGGGAACAGACAATGCACTAATAAATGTCTTGAAATG ATTGTAAAACATCTTCCAAATAGCTCTGATTTACTTTGTGCTGCAATAGATCGTGAttgtttgaaagaaaga GCGTACCTTTTCAtacaaaattgtaaaaataaatggatcAATACAAATTTATCTGGTGGTAGAAAGTATTGTTGCAAAGATGGGATTTCTTACAAGTGTCCTATTGGTTag
- the LOC122637140 gene encoding dolichyl-diphosphooligosaccharide--protein glycosyltransferase subunit STT3B isoform X1 has product MLPNKSSATNTKKIMFPDKKTTTKQMKTSTLTNAAGLNSLITFTVLLLAWIAGFASRLFAVIRFESIIHEFDPWFNYRATAYMVQHGFYNFLNWFDERAWYPLGRIVGGTVYPGLMITSGTIHYILHSLNIPIHIRDICVFLAPVFSGLTAISTYLLTKEIWSAGAGLFAACFIAIVPGYISRSVAGSYDNEGIAIFALQITYYFWVKSVKTGSIFWASMTALSYFYMVSAWGGYVFIINLIPFHVFTLLVMNRFSNRLFTSYTTFYILGLLLSMQIPFVGFQPIRTSEHMAAGGVFALLIFIATLRHLRTVLTKFEMRYFSGVVAITAIVLLLILVILTYTGFVAPWSGRFYSLWDTGYAKVHIPIIASVSEHQPTTWFSFFFDLHILVTIFPVGLWYCMKHINDERVFVILYAISAVYFAGVMVRLMLTLTPVVCMLAGVAFSGLLELFLKEEYRDGNDRIEGSEEESEEERERSPGRALYDKAGKLRRMKHERPKDANDGLGDSLRNSFIIGVLILLMMFTVHCTWVTSNAYSSPSIVLASYSNDGGRAILDDFREAYYWLAQNTPNDARVMSWWDYGYQIAGMANRTTLVDNNTWNNSHIALVGKAMSSNESAAYEIMTSLDVDYVLIIFGGMIGYSGDDVNKFLWMIRIAEGEHPQDIRESDYFSEKGEFRVDSEGSPTLMNSLMYKLSYYRFGEVKIDYRSPSGYDRTRNAEIGNKNFQLTYLEEAYTTEHWLVRIYRVKKPKEFNRPRIPIADRVIARHANSYISKKTARRKKGFIKGRPIVIKGQKPQKKAT; this is encoded by the exons ATGTTGCCGAATAAATCGTCTGCgacaaatacgaaaaaaattatgttccCTGATAAAAAAACAACTACCAAGCAAATGAAAACTTCTACCTTAACCAATGCCGCTGGTCTTAATTCTTTGATTACTTTTACCGTATTATTACTTGCTTGGATAGCAGGTTTTGCATCCAGACTTTTCGCAGTGATACGATTCGAAAGTATTATACATGAATTTGATCCTtg GTTCAATTATAGAGCAACTGCATATATGGTACAACATGggttttataactttttaaattGGTTTGATGAAAGGGCTTGGTACCCTTTGGGACGTATTGTAGGTGGAACAGTATATCCTGGACTTATGATTACATCTGGGacaatacattatatacttcattctttaaatattccaATACATATAAGAGATATATGTGTCTTCTTAGCACCAGTTTTCAGTGGTCTTACTGCCAtttctacttatttattaactaAAGAAATATGGAGTGCTGGTGCTGGATTGTTTGCTGCATGTTTTATTGCAATTGTACCTGGTTATATTTCAAGATCAGTAGCTGGAAGTTATGATAATGAAGGAATTGCAATATTTGCATTGcaaattacttattatttttggGTTAAATCAGTCAAAACTGGATCAATATTTTGGGCTTCAATGACTGCTctgtcatatttttatatggtaTCTGCATGGGGTGGAtatgttttcattattaatcttATACCATTTCATGTATTTACATTGTTAGTCATGAATCGATTTAGTAATCGTTTGTTTACAAGTTAtactacattttatattttgggACTTCTGTTAAGTATGCAAATACCATTTGTTGGTTTTCAACCAATTAGAACATCAGAACACATGGCTGCAGGAGGTGTATTTGCTTTACTGATTTTTATAGCTACTCTAAG gCATTTACGAACCGTATTGACAAAATTTGAAATGAGATATTTTAGTGGTGTGGTAGCAATAACAGCAATTGTCCTTTTACTAATTTTGGTTATATTAACTTATACTGGTTTTGTTGCCCCTTGGAGTGGAAGATTTTATTCTCTATGGGATACAGGTTATGCAAAAgtacatatacctataataGCATCGGTTTCTGAACACCAACCTACAACCTGgttcagtttcttttttgatttacaTATTCTTGTTACAATATTCCCTGTTGGACTGTGGTACTGTATGAAACATATTAATGATGAAAGAGTGTTCG ttaTATTGTATGCCATAAGTGCCGTATATTTCGCTGGAGTAATGGTAAGGCTTATGCTTACATTAACCCCAGTTGTATGTATGTTAGCTGGTGTAGCATTCAGTGGACTGTTAGAATTATTcttgaaagaagaatatagaGATGGGAATGATAGAATTGAAGGTAGTGAAGAAGaaagtgaagaagaaagagagagaagtccaGGCAGAGCATTATATGACAAAGCTGGAAAACTAAGAAGAATGAAACATGAAAGACCTAAGGATGCTAATGATGGATTAGGAGACAGTCTTAGAAATAGTTTCATCATTGGTGTATTAATCTTGTTAATGATGTTCACTGTGCATTGTACTTGGGTTACAAGTAATGCATATTCTAGTCCTTCAATTGTTTTAGCATCTTATAGCAATGATGGTGGTAGAGCTATTCTGGATGATTTTAGAGAAGCTTATTACTGGTTAGCTCAAAATACACCTAATGATGCTAGAGTTATGAGTTGGTGGGATTATGGTTATCAAATTGCTGGAATGGCAAACAG aactACACTTGTGGATAATAATACATGGAATAATTCACACATAGCATTAGTGGGTAAAGCAATGAGTTCAAATGAAAGCGCTGCTTATGAGATTATGACGTCCTTAGATGTAgattatgtattaattatttttggtGGTATGATTGGATATTCTGGTGATGATGTTAACAAGTTTTTATGGATGATACGGATCGCTGAGGGTGAACATCCCCAAGATATTCGTGAAAGTGattatttttctgaaaaaGGAGAGTTTAGAGTGGATTCCGAAGGATCTCCAACTTTAATGAATTCTTTAATGTACAAGTTGAGTTATTATAGATTTGGTGAAGTTAAAATTGACTACAGATCACCTTCTGGTTACGACCGTACTCGAAATGCAGagataggaaataaaaattttcagcTCACCTATTTAGAAGAAGCTTACACTACTGAACATTGGCTTGTTAGAATTTATAG GGTGAAGAAACcaaaagaatttaatagaCCCAGGATCCCAATTGCAGATAGAGTTATAGCTCGTCATGCAAACTCATATATTAGCAAAAAG ACTGCACGACGTAAGAAAGGTTTCATAAAAGGCCGGCCAATAGTTATTAAAGGACAGAAACCTCAAAAGAAAGCAACGTAA
- the LOC122637140 gene encoding dolichyl-diphosphooligosaccharide--protein glycosyltransferase subunit STT3B isoform X3, producing the protein MLPNKSSATNTKKIMFPDKKTTTKQMKTSTLTNAAGLNSLITFTVLLLAWIAGFASRLFAVIRFESIIHEFDPWFNYRATAYMVQHGFYNFLNWFDERAWYPLGRIVGGTVYPGLMITSGTIHYILHSLNIPIHIRDICVFLAPVFSGLTAISTYLLTKEIWSAGAGLFAACFIAIVPGYISRSVAGSYDNEGIAIFALQITYYFWVKSVKTGSIFWASMTALSYFYMVSAWGGYVFIINLIPFHVFTLLVMNRFSNRLFTSYTTFYILGLLLSMQIPFVGFQPIRTSEHMAAGGVFALLIFIATLRHLRTVLTKFEMRYFSGVVAITAIVLLLILVILTYTGFVAPWSGRFYSLWDTGYAKVHIPIIASVSEHQPTTWFSFFFDLHILVTIFPVGLWYCMKHINDERVFVILYAISAVYFAGVMVRLMLTLTPVVCMLAGVAFSGLLELFLKEEYRDGNDRIEGSEEESEEERERSPGRALYDKAGKLRRMKHERPKDANDGLGDSLRNSFIIGVLILLMMFTVHCTWVTSNAYSSPSIVLASYSNDGGRAILDDFREAYYWLAQNTPNDARVMSWWDYGYQIAGMANRTTLVDNNTWNNSHIALVGKAMSSNESAAYEIMTSLDVDYVLIIFGGMIGYSGDDVNKFLWMIRIAEGEHPQDIRESDYFSEKGEFRVDSEGSPTLMNSLMYKLSYYRFGEVKIDYRSPSGYDRTRNAEIGNKNFQLTYLEEAYTTEHWLVRIYRVKKPKEFNRPRIPIADRVIARHANSYISKKLWGVKY; encoded by the exons ATGTTGCCGAATAAATCGTCTGCgacaaatacgaaaaaaattatgttccCTGATAAAAAAACAACTACCAAGCAAATGAAAACTTCTACCTTAACCAATGCCGCTGGTCTTAATTCTTTGATTACTTTTACCGTATTATTACTTGCTTGGATAGCAGGTTTTGCATCCAGACTTTTCGCAGTGATACGATTCGAAAGTATTATACATGAATTTGATCCTtg GTTCAATTATAGAGCAACTGCATATATGGTACAACATGggttttataactttttaaattGGTTTGATGAAAGGGCTTGGTACCCTTTGGGACGTATTGTAGGTGGAACAGTATATCCTGGACTTATGATTACATCTGGGacaatacattatatacttcattctttaaatattccaATACATATAAGAGATATATGTGTCTTCTTAGCACCAGTTTTCAGTGGTCTTACTGCCAtttctacttatttattaactaAAGAAATATGGAGTGCTGGTGCTGGATTGTTTGCTGCATGTTTTATTGCAATTGTACCTGGTTATATTTCAAGATCAGTAGCTGGAAGTTATGATAATGAAGGAATTGCAATATTTGCATTGcaaattacttattatttttggGTTAAATCAGTCAAAACTGGATCAATATTTTGGGCTTCAATGACTGCTctgtcatatttttatatggtaTCTGCATGGGGTGGAtatgttttcattattaatcttATACCATTTCATGTATTTACATTGTTAGTCATGAATCGATTTAGTAATCGTTTGTTTACAAGTTAtactacattttatattttgggACTTCTGTTAAGTATGCAAATACCATTTGTTGGTTTTCAACCAATTAGAACATCAGAACACATGGCTGCAGGAGGTGTATTTGCTTTACTGATTTTTATAGCTACTCTAAG gCATTTACGAACCGTATTGACAAAATTTGAAATGAGATATTTTAGTGGTGTGGTAGCAATAACAGCAATTGTCCTTTTACTAATTTTGGTTATATTAACTTATACTGGTTTTGTTGCCCCTTGGAGTGGAAGATTTTATTCTCTATGGGATACAGGTTATGCAAAAgtacatatacctataataGCATCGGTTTCTGAACACCAACCTACAACCTGgttcagtttcttttttgatttacaTATTCTTGTTACAATATTCCCTGTTGGACTGTGGTACTGTATGAAACATATTAATGATGAAAGAGTGTTCG ttaTATTGTATGCCATAAGTGCCGTATATTTCGCTGGAGTAATGGTAAGGCTTATGCTTACATTAACCCCAGTTGTATGTATGTTAGCTGGTGTAGCATTCAGTGGACTGTTAGAATTATTcttgaaagaagaatatagaGATGGGAATGATAGAATTGAAGGTAGTGAAGAAGaaagtgaagaagaaagagagagaagtccaGGCAGAGCATTATATGACAAAGCTGGAAAACTAAGAAGAATGAAACATGAAAGACCTAAGGATGCTAATGATGGATTAGGAGACAGTCTTAGAAATAGTTTCATCATTGGTGTATTAATCTTGTTAATGATGTTCACTGTGCATTGTACTTGGGTTACAAGTAATGCATATTCTAGTCCTTCAATTGTTTTAGCATCTTATAGCAATGATGGTGGTAGAGCTATTCTGGATGATTTTAGAGAAGCTTATTACTGGTTAGCTCAAAATACACCTAATGATGCTAGAGTTATGAGTTGGTGGGATTATGGTTATCAAATTGCTGGAATGGCAAACAG aactACACTTGTGGATAATAATACATGGAATAATTCACACATAGCATTAGTGGGTAAAGCAATGAGTTCAAATGAAAGCGCTGCTTATGAGATTATGACGTCCTTAGATGTAgattatgtattaattatttttggtGGTATGATTGGATATTCTGGTGATGATGTTAACAAGTTTTTATGGATGATACGGATCGCTGAGGGTGAACATCCCCAAGATATTCGTGAAAGTGattatttttctgaaaaaGGAGAGTTTAGAGTGGATTCCGAAGGATCTCCAACTTTAATGAATTCTTTAATGTACAAGTTGAGTTATTATAGATTTGGTGAAGTTAAAATTGACTACAGATCACCTTCTGGTTACGACCGTACTCGAAATGCAGagataggaaataaaaattttcagcTCACCTATTTAGAAGAAGCTTACACTACTGAACATTGGCTTGTTAGAATTTATAG GGTGAAGAAACcaaaagaatttaatagaCCCAGGATCCCAATTGCAGATAGAGTTATAGCTCGTCATGCAAACTCATATATTAGCAAAAAG TTATGGGGggttaaatattaa
- the LOC122637142 gene encoding armadillo repeat-containing protein 7: MQKENKQIRIQPNLIKEKYLEYLMFSTKEKLIRRTGQNGIGRYDFLKLLINEFKTTSSKDAKEQVLANLVNFSYDPINYEYLRQLKVIDLFLHILSEDNSTFVRFAIGGICNLCLDPINKAYILRNQGISLVSSLLNSHDEGTILSSITTLMFLITPELINDIVSPVVIKHMHDLSNSTNNRIKNLAIIFLSDYCQERNKKIEDKNDICSSDKSAK, translated from the exons AtgcaaaaggaaaataaacaGATTAGAATTCAACCAAATttgatcaaagaaaaa tACCTGGAGTATTTAATGTTTTCAAccaaagagaaattaatacgACGCACGGGACAAAATGGCATAGGCcgatatgattttttaaaacttcTAATTAACGAATTTAAAACGACTTCCTCTAAAG aCGCGAAGGAACAGGTGTTGGCGAATTTggttaatttttcttacgatcctattaattatgaatatttaagaCAGCTTAAagtaatcgatttatttcttcatattttatctGAAGATAATTCTACTTTTGTACGTTTTGCTATAGGAGGTATTTGTAATTTATGCTTAG ATCCAATAAATAAAGCATACATCTTACGCAATCAAGGCATTTCATTAGTATCATCATTACTTAACTCTCATGATGAAGGAACTATATTATCATCAATTACAACTTTAATGTTTCTAATAACACCTGAACTTATAAATGATATAGTTTCACCTGTGGTTATTAAACATATGCATGATTTGTCTAATAGTAcaaataatcgtataaaaaatttagctattatatttttaagtgaTTATTGCCAAGAACGTAATAAGAAGATTgaggataaaaatgatatatgtagCAGTGATAAATCTGCCAAATAG
- the LOC122637140 gene encoding dolichyl-diphosphooligosaccharide--protein glycosyltransferase subunit STT3B isoform X2 yields MLPNKSSATNTKKIMFPDKKTTTKQMKTSTLTNAAGLNSLITFTVLLLAWIAGFASRLFAVIRFESIIHEFDPWFNYRATAYMVQHGFYNFLNWFDERAWYPLGRIVGGTVYPGLMITSGTIHYILHSLNIPIHIRDICVFLAPVFSGLTAISTYLLTKEIWSAGAGLFAACFIAIVPGYISRSVAGSYDNEGIAIFALQITYYFWVKSVKTGSIFWASMTALSYFYMVSAWGGYVFIINLIPFHVFTLLVMNRFSNRLFTSYTTFYILGLLLSMQIPFVGFQPIRTSEHMAAGGVFALLIFIATLRHLRTVLTKFEMRYFSGVVAITAIVLLLILVILTYTGFVAPWSGRFYSLWDTGYAKVHIPIIASVSEHQPTTWFSFFFDLHILVTIFPVGLWYCMKHINDERVFVILYAISAVYFAGVMVRLMLTLTPVVCMLAGVAFSGLLELFLKEEYRDGNDRIEGSEEESEEERERSPGRALYDKAGKLRRMKHERPKDANDGLGDSLRNSFIIGVLILLMMFTVHCTWVTSNAYSSPSIVLASYSNDGGRAILDDFREAYYWLAQNTPNDARVMSWWDYGYQIAGMANRTTLVDNNTWNNSHIALVGKAMSSNESAAYEIMTSLDVDYVLIIFGGMIGYSGDDVNKFLWMIRIAEGEHPQDIRESDYFSEKGEFRVDSEGSPTLMNSLMYKLSYYRFGEVKIDYRSPSGYDRTRNAEIGNKNFQLTYLEEAYTTEHWLVRIYRVKKPKEFNRPRIPIADRVIARHANSYISKKLKLWGVKY; encoded by the exons ATGTTGCCGAATAAATCGTCTGCgacaaatacgaaaaaaattatgttccCTGATAAAAAAACAACTACCAAGCAAATGAAAACTTCTACCTTAACCAATGCCGCTGGTCTTAATTCTTTGATTACTTTTACCGTATTATTACTTGCTTGGATAGCAGGTTTTGCATCCAGACTTTTCGCAGTGATACGATTCGAAAGTATTATACATGAATTTGATCCTtg GTTCAATTATAGAGCAACTGCATATATGGTACAACATGggttttataactttttaaattGGTTTGATGAAAGGGCTTGGTACCCTTTGGGACGTATTGTAGGTGGAACAGTATATCCTGGACTTATGATTACATCTGGGacaatacattatatacttcattctttaaatattccaATACATATAAGAGATATATGTGTCTTCTTAGCACCAGTTTTCAGTGGTCTTACTGCCAtttctacttatttattaactaAAGAAATATGGAGTGCTGGTGCTGGATTGTTTGCTGCATGTTTTATTGCAATTGTACCTGGTTATATTTCAAGATCAGTAGCTGGAAGTTATGATAATGAAGGAATTGCAATATTTGCATTGcaaattacttattatttttggGTTAAATCAGTCAAAACTGGATCAATATTTTGGGCTTCAATGACTGCTctgtcatatttttatatggtaTCTGCATGGGGTGGAtatgttttcattattaatcttATACCATTTCATGTATTTACATTGTTAGTCATGAATCGATTTAGTAATCGTTTGTTTACAAGTTAtactacattttatattttgggACTTCTGTTAAGTATGCAAATACCATTTGTTGGTTTTCAACCAATTAGAACATCAGAACACATGGCTGCAGGAGGTGTATTTGCTTTACTGATTTTTATAGCTACTCTAAG gCATTTACGAACCGTATTGACAAAATTTGAAATGAGATATTTTAGTGGTGTGGTAGCAATAACAGCAATTGTCCTTTTACTAATTTTGGTTATATTAACTTATACTGGTTTTGTTGCCCCTTGGAGTGGAAGATTTTATTCTCTATGGGATACAGGTTATGCAAAAgtacatatacctataataGCATCGGTTTCTGAACACCAACCTACAACCTGgttcagtttcttttttgatttacaTATTCTTGTTACAATATTCCCTGTTGGACTGTGGTACTGTATGAAACATATTAATGATGAAAGAGTGTTCG ttaTATTGTATGCCATAAGTGCCGTATATTTCGCTGGAGTAATGGTAAGGCTTATGCTTACATTAACCCCAGTTGTATGTATGTTAGCTGGTGTAGCATTCAGTGGACTGTTAGAATTATTcttgaaagaagaatatagaGATGGGAATGATAGAATTGAAGGTAGTGAAGAAGaaagtgaagaagaaagagagagaagtccaGGCAGAGCATTATATGACAAAGCTGGAAAACTAAGAAGAATGAAACATGAAAGACCTAAGGATGCTAATGATGGATTAGGAGACAGTCTTAGAAATAGTTTCATCATTGGTGTATTAATCTTGTTAATGATGTTCACTGTGCATTGTACTTGGGTTACAAGTAATGCATATTCTAGTCCTTCAATTGTTTTAGCATCTTATAGCAATGATGGTGGTAGAGCTATTCTGGATGATTTTAGAGAAGCTTATTACTGGTTAGCTCAAAATACACCTAATGATGCTAGAGTTATGAGTTGGTGGGATTATGGTTATCAAATTGCTGGAATGGCAAACAG aactACACTTGTGGATAATAATACATGGAATAATTCACACATAGCATTAGTGGGTAAAGCAATGAGTTCAAATGAAAGCGCTGCTTATGAGATTATGACGTCCTTAGATGTAgattatgtattaattatttttggtGGTATGATTGGATATTCTGGTGATGATGTTAACAAGTTTTTATGGATGATACGGATCGCTGAGGGTGAACATCCCCAAGATATTCGTGAAAGTGattatttttctgaaaaaGGAGAGTTTAGAGTGGATTCCGAAGGATCTCCAACTTTAATGAATTCTTTAATGTACAAGTTGAGTTATTATAGATTTGGTGAAGTTAAAATTGACTACAGATCACCTTCTGGTTACGACCGTACTCGAAATGCAGagataggaaataaaaattttcagcTCACCTATTTAGAAGAAGCTTACACTACTGAACATTGGCTTGTTAGAATTTATAG GGTGAAGAAACcaaaagaatttaatagaCCCAGGATCCCAATTGCAGATAGAGTTATAGCTCGTCATGCAAACTCATATATTAGCAAAAAG TTGAAGTTATGGGGggttaaatattaa